The Elgaria multicarinata webbii isolate HBS135686 ecotype San Diego chromosome 13, rElgMul1.1.pri, whole genome shotgun sequence region agcaaattccatagtgcgtgtgcagaagcccttccttttatctgtcctgaatctcccaccaatcaatttcatgggatgtccccattggattctagtattttgagaggagaaaaaatgtctccctatccactctctccccaccatgtcctgcttgtgggtccctggctgacagctggttggccactgcctgaacagagtgctggactagatggaccctcagtctgaaccagcagggcccttcttatgttcttaaacacacATTTGTCCTATGCTCAGGATTGTGTTGATAGAAACATGTCAGGTGGCATGTGCGTgcatggtgcgtgtgtgtgttttaacttgaATAGATACAATTGGCTCCCGTGTCTGAGTAATAGTCTCCTGGGGCTGAGCCTTGGATGAGACCTGCCCCATGTCGGGTGTGGTTGGTCACAATGGGAGAGGGTGGCCCTGTAGCATAATGATGGATAGGCACATGGTGACCTCTCTGAGCCAGACCTTCAGATGCACAGCCCCAGCCCAGTATGATGCTGTTTCTGCCAGTGGGCGGTAAGTCAACTATAGCTCAGTGGATTTGGTGGCGGAAGACGTGATAGTCTGGACTTTAAATGTGGGCCATGAggtgggaagaaagaaagatgtaatAACATGGATGCCTAGTACTGTGGCTTACTGTTGTTAAAGATGCTCAGGTTGCACCTGAACAGGCTctatgacagccttcctcaacctggggcgctccagatgtgttggactgcatctcccagaatgccccagctggggcattctgggagttgtagtccaacacatctggagcgccccaggttgaggaaggctgctctatgacAAGGGTGCGGAAACTCAGGCccatagaatgtaagcctatgcggcagggtctcgctatttactgttttactctgtacagcaccatgtacattgatggtgctatataaataaataataataataataataataataataactaccaatcatttggtgattttccAGGTTTTgcacttccctccccctccccattctaaaaggctgaaatgaccCTCCCAAAGCTTATTTACGGGAGGTTtgcgctttaagctaaaataggctggtatttttaggATTTGGGCTCCATTCCTTTTGCCTTTAGTcccgcccctttttgcctttggccccacccaccactggaatgcggctccCAAGAGGTGCTCTAAAATTGAATCCGGCCCTTGCGCTGAAAGGATCTCGCCGCCCCTGCTCTAGGGCAGCGTTATCTCCCAACATGCGTGGTAAGGCATGCGCTTGTTTACAGCACAATTCATGGCATGCGCGTGCAGGTTCAGTGAGAGCCCAACaggtccagccagcatggattgaCCATGTGCCCAAAAACATGACCCAGAATCTTTTGCAATGCAAAAGATGGATTCCTGGAGAGAAGTGTTGATTTCTGGACAGACACAATGACCCCGGATATAGAAAGCTTGGAAACCTTTTGGCTTAGAGATGTGGGACTATTTAATTCCTTATAATTCTGAGGGTCAAATTCTCCCATTTTAGCTAACAGATGCAGCCTCAGAGGTCCAAGATATTCATCACCAGTCATCATATTTGCCACAGAGAAGCCACATCATCAAGTTTCTCCTTTCTAAGGGCAGGACCTCAGCCCCGCTAGAAAATGGTTGGTTCGGTATTTCGAAAACATTGACGGGACTGGGCCCTATAAAGCACGAGTCACTGCAAGGCCAGCCCAACCATTAGGAAGACTGAGGCAGAGACCTTAGGCGGCAGATACCGGGGGTTATAGAGTGGCAACAAGGGTGTCAGAGGACAAAGGTGTGCCCCCCAAAACAGGCTGCATTCtgaattaccaaaaaaaaacaccccacacccaaaaaacccaaccctgcAGAATGCCACCAAAATTTGGTAGCAAACCACTCCATAGCATGCCATTTTTGGTCATCAAAAAAcctgctggtttaaaagaccagaagataaacctttctcaccttggtccaaactctacaaagccaggaaattggaagctaaggctgataccTTATCTGACGTGCCCCGTGaacagtcatgatgttgtgcaatgtgaCAAATTATGCTTGCTTACAACTGACCCTCCATTCACCCATGCATTTTCCTGGATCTTTCAGCCCCAAATCCAgactgggtgtgggtgtgtgcctgCGACGAGCAGTAGAGTTCTGCTCTTACCATGGTTAGGGCCGTGAACCCTATTGCAGAACATCATTAGTGAAgattgttaaaccatggttatgtagcaaccatggttagggagAATGCCctgcacatgacacactaagccacaatggttaacagccatcgtggcttagcgtgtcatctgaacagggtctaaatGTCcctgaaataatattttaaatgctgAGGGTAGTATAAATTTCCTCACCCCTTTCCAAGTTCTATTGTTTTAATAGCATTGTAGGCCATCTTGGGAATATAAAtcttttcaattaaaaacaaaactaaatattgggggtggggcagagggaagCCATACATCTACTTCGGATACTAGAAATACAAGGTTCTGCCAGGAAATTTAGCTAAGCATGGTTTTTCTTCCCAATTAGTTTCAACTGTACAGAAGTCACATGAACATCACCAGTGACACCTCCGGCTCCAGCCCGGGCAGTGCCACAGGGAGCCCCAAGAACATCCTGTACTCAGCCAGCAGTTTACCTCACACCTTGGACGACTTGCTGGCTAGCTTGTCAGTCCCAGACAAAGTTGCCCGCAAGCCCCCACTCAACCGGCCTCGCCGCAGCAGCAGCCCGAGCGTCCTGGTGGACCTAGACATGAGTGACGGGGAGACGAGTCTCTCGGACAGTGGCTCCGAGTCGCCTGTGTGTGTGGAACTGCCACCACAGCCCTTCATTTACGAGCACACCGTCAGCAGCACCACCGCTCAGGTGAGGCCTACCGCTAGCAGAGGGGCCGCGTCCACACCATTAGGTTACTGTGGCTCAGGGTAGGCCTCACCTTGAGCCAACCCTACTCCAACCACCTCTATGACATAGATGAGGCGGCAACATCTgcgcaaagctgttgccaccatgttgggcaacaGTGAAATTGTGAAAGCAGGTCCCATgatgcaggttgggaatccgaggcAGATCTCGGGTCTGGATCAGTTGTAGACTACTGCCTGTCAGGTATAATGGAATGATgcccccgacgaggctcgcctggcaccaacattgttatcttttcggcgccaggttaagacctttctcttctcccaggcatttaacagcgttgaacaacatatgctgagtttgtttgtttttaacggaccccaaaatagctgtttttataaggatactgttgtttttatgctttttatgtttttaaactttgtatatttgtttttaatgtttactgtttttaactttgtaaaccacccagagagctttggctatggggcagtatataaataaataaataagtcttcaaCAAGGCTACAGGCCTTGTTGActgtaggtagatttattaggaatagttttgGAATATCTGTGCACGCAGCTCTGTGTCAGAAGTTCCTACGGGAGTAGCTTGCTCACTCCCTGACTTGGCATTGAAGCTATTAGAGTTCTCTGGGTGGGAACTTCTGACAGACATTCCAaaaactattcctaataaatctacctacaatCAACAAGGCCACCAGCCTTGTTGAAGACTTATACTTGACACTGTCATAGATGACTCTGAGGCTTGCTCTCCGTTAGTGTACCTCCCTCCCCTGCGTCCAACTTTGGCAgtgttcttccttcctccccacaacaGTAAGGACCCTTTTACACCAGTTCTcctgaggctgcaattctgttgGATAGGCAGACCAAGAGATTCCCCACTGGCTTTCTGCATGGTGCTGGTTCTCTCTCCTCTATAGGTTTCCTGGACTGGCCCACGCAGTGGTGAGCTGATTTCCTTCTATGAGCTGCAGCTTCAGGAGGCCCGGCTAGCTGGTCAAGGCAAGAACATCCACTGGTTTTGCTCACAGACGGAAGAGCACTTGGAGAACCTAAGCCCTGACACCATGTACTTGATCCGCGTGCGAGCTCTGAACGTGGCAGGTTCTGGGAAGTGGAGTGCCCCCTATAAGGTGAGCACCAGTGCTGGCCCTACTATGAGGCAAAATGAGACAAGTGCCTCGGGCATCAGTCTTTTGTGCATCAGGAAAAGGCAGCCAATGTTTAGTGATTAATGCCTTGTTTTTATCATATTTTTGctgccagggagagggagagatgcttGTGAGAGTTATTATCTTAAGAGCCGAAGTAACTTGGTTGGCCCAGTAGCATGACTTTggtgatgtggggggggggaccttttGCTGCCTCTGTCTTAGCCCAGCTCTGGTGAGTGGAGTCCTGGGTGTGGCTGTGCACACACAGCATAGAACTGGGCCTCTGTGAATGACCAAAGGCACACTCATTCCAGAAGTATCATTTACAGCCAAATTCTGTGATGCTCACCTTGGCAGGAGACCAGAGCTGTGGATAAATGCAAAAGGACACAGCAGGGCTGAAGCGAAACATAGCCAAAACTGAACGTTTTTCCAGACTCCCACTTCAATATATTTCAGCCTCTAGAACAGAACAAGTACATGCATGTGAAATACGCATGTACTTTAAGTGCCTATTTTCATGTAcctaggaaattattattattattattattattattattattattattattattaaattacagTTATACCCAACCTTTTTCATCTTGAGAGGAACGCAAGGAGGCTGACTCGAttgtcctcctgtccattttacctcacaacaaccctcagCTTCACGgatgagtgggaactagaacgtgatctcccaagtcctagtccaatactctaaccactacaccacagtgaccCTCATCTTCAGGTTTATATCATGCTTACACCCATCATAACAGCTTACACTTATATCATGCCTTTTCTTCCCAGGAGCTCATTGCAGCAATAGTGGTTCTCACCCGTCTGCCCatagtttatcctcacaacaacccaatgAGGATAAACATGTTAAGCTGAAACGTAGTGGCTCTTCACACAAGCGAAATAAGGCAcattcgtgactggccactcacaaagttcgcaggtccttttgacaacgacATCACCCTCCCACAGGCCTCTCGCACTTCCCCTGGTaatcctgttttaaaaaataaatataaaaatctgGACATCCCATTTCTTCTGAAATGTTGTGGGATTTCCTATCATGTGCAgccgaagttgtgctacaaagcacccactagagggcactgtcccattcaaggctatgagcactgagaggaggggaagttttcaattatagaccacatggtcacccctctccacccatgtgATGGGGCCCACTACAATTGTGcaagggaagcaggaagcaaagtcccAGTAAGAAAACGTGGTTTCCCCTTCATCTAAAGAAGTggtgagcttcatgtctgagtcAGGGTTTGAATCCaagtccccacacacacacatagtcctAGTCCAATGTTCTAacccagaggtggggaacctctttcagtctgaagactgaattcagtttcagggaAGCGTCAGAGTGATGGACGGGGCTGAGGCAAAAGGACTGAGGCCAAAAACAGAAAACTATCCAGCATAATGTggtttaaatctcttactgccagtgtcaatgcctaaggagaggcattttcaagcttttagaaaggggtggggggaactgcacgAAAGCCAGCAGGAAACCATCAAAAGATCGGTGGTTGTGGAGAAAGGAGCATGGCCCTCTGGGGATCCCCATAGTGCCGGACTGGGACCCTAGCAGAtccagatttggccccagggcctgaCGTTCACTATCCCTGTTCTACCTGTTGCCCCTCACAATCTCTCTGGGAACATCAGCTTTGCCAGCTGCACGTCGATGCAACTTTTGCTTCCAACCCTTCCAGATTTGCAATGGAAAATGCCTGCGTAAAAATGCAGAGTGCCCCCGCACCTGATCAGGTCTCTAATCAGTGCTGCTTTGCCCACTGTTACCACCCCGTTACAAACCCTTGCCTTTTGTCTTTGCAGTTTGGTACAATGCCTCCGGTTCCAGGCCTGCCCCTGGATCCATCTCCCGTCACTATCACCGTGCGACGACACAGGAAGCCCCAGAAGAAAACTATCTTTATTCCTGGCCCTTAAGAGGACGTGCAGTACAGCAATAAAGGACAGCAACTCCTGGATCTCTTACTGTTCTCAGACGCCTCGAACTCCCATTTGGTGCCTACTTGGCAaatctcctgcatgcaaagttCACTTCCAGCTGGGCAAAAAGATCAAAACACCACATATATATGTCACACAGGacaaacacatagaatcatagagtagcagagttggaaggggcctacaaggccatcgagtccaacccctgctcaatgcaggaatccaccctaaagcatccctgacagatggctgtccagctgcctcttgaaggcctctagtgtgggagagcccacaacctccctaggcaactgattccattgtcgtactgctctaacagtcaggaagtttttcctgatgaccagctggaatctggcttcctttaacttgagcccgttattccgtgtcctgcactctgggagaatcgagaagagatcctggccctcctctgtgtgacaaccttttaagtatttgaagagtgctatcatgtctccccgcaatcttctcttctccaggctaaacatgcccacatACGTGTCTACGACAAGCCCCTGCCTCGAGGAgcttaggatgcaatcttattGAGTGTGCCCTCACTGCTCAGAAGTGAGGCTTCCAAGAATCctgtgccctgccaggctgaagccaaCAAGGCAGAAGGAGCAGCGGAGGCAATGATCACCTCCCCATTTTCTATCTTTGGTGATTTTCATTAGACAGGTTTTTGGGCCCATTGAGTGAGGGCACttcagaggggaggagactggaggatatctcatatcctggcctctccagtctcctccatTCCCCGCCCACTGGAAcgcccccctttcctcctcctcctctaatgtcatttttctgacctcggagggcagctggcatggttcgtTTTACACCGGctgtgtgggggaaggagaaggggtcagatctctgactcccccttccaaggtcagagcactgtctctgaccccAGAGGTTTTTTTCCGAGCAATCGTATGGTCTTTGGGATGTTCTCCCAGGAACCATGGGATGGTTCTCTCGGAGTTTAAATTTTAACAGAGGAGAGacagcaaaagggggggggagagcaaggTTAATAGCTACAGATACTTGAATAAATGAGAGCAAATTTtaactgctgttttgttttttgtttttttggaggcTAGGATTATGAGTTTGCCCTGCCTTGATTAATACAAATGGGTCTATCCCTCTGGTTTTGCTTGAACTGTGCATCCCGGATTAGAATCTGGGATTTGACCAAAGGAATGTTAATATTCTTTTAATGGCCCTGAATGGTCCTGTGAATGAGCCATCAGCCTACAGGGTTTGGGGCCTGAGACCAATAGTTGGCggatgtgtgagagaaagagtttGGCAGCTTGGAAACTGGAGAAATACACACGTGCACACAGAGGGACAGAGGTTGTGTTCATATCAGAGCTCTTTAGCGCTGCTGAGGCATTGCTTTCCCACAATTAGCAGAAAGTGGAATTAAAACAGGTTCCACACAGCACTTAATTTAGTGCTATATTAACCAGCAATGCCCTTCTCCACGGCCAAGATCCTTCTAGAATGTCTGTTCCTAAAGAAGTTCCATTCAACAAAAGTCCTTTCTGATGCTGATTTCAAGTTCAGCCCATTTAATTGCTTCTTTGGTTGGATGGGggaagggtgtgtatgtgtgtgaatcgGTGCTGAATTGCCCCTTAATTGCCCCTTATTTTTAGTCAGCTTTtgctgtccccaccccccactgggaGAGAGAATAAAAATTACTAACTATAATAATGGTGGAGTCTTTCTCTTCGCCAGTGAGATCACACAAAACTGGGACTACTAACTCTTTCAATGGATTCTTACACGAAGAAGACATCAAGAGCTCCTCACTTTTTtttctgacctccaggggcagaaagttccacagagaaggggccactacactaaaggctcttctcctggtggatttcaatcggtccacgtggaaccaccaggagcatgccctccgacgacctcagtgattgggcaagttggtaagggagaaggcgttccctTCAAGGAACTCAGGGTGGCGTGCA contains the following coding sequences:
- the FNDC8 gene encoding fibronectin type III domain-containing protein 8, which translates into the protein MNITSDTSGSSPGSATGSPKNILYSASSLPHTLDDLLASLSVPDKVARKPPLNRPRRSSSPSVLVDLDMSDGETSLSDSGSESPVCVELPPQPFIYEHTVSSTTAQVSWTGPRSGELISFYELQLQEARLAGQGKNIHWFCSQTEEHLENLSPDTMYLIRVRALNVAGSGKWSAPYKFGTMPPVPGLPLDPSPVTITVRRHRKPQKKTIFIPGP